DNA from Asticcacaulis sp. ZE23SCel15:
GGGTGCATCCGCGTCACGGCCCGATTGTCATCGATACCGGCTATGGGCCCGAAGTGACCACAGGACGCCGCAGTCTGGCGCTCAGGCTCTATGCCGGGGTTTTGCGCCCGCGCCTTGAGACCCAACCCGAAGACGTTCTGCCCGATCTGGGCTTTAGGGCGGATGATGTAAAATATGTCTTCGTGACGCACTTCCACGCCGACCACATCAGCGGGTTGCGCCGGTTCCCCAAGGCCCGCTTTATCGCCGCAGGCTGGCCTAAAATCAAAGCCCAACCGATGTGGCAACGGCTGCGCCATGGCCTGTTCACGGAACTTCTGCCCGACGATTTCGCTGAGCGCTTGATCGCCATCGAAGACTTTCCGATAGCCGACCTGCCCTTCGGGCGCGGCCACGACCTTTTTGGTGACGCCAGCCTGCTGGCCATTGATTTACCCGGCCACGCCACCGGCCACTGCGGTCTGGTGTGGCCGCAGCATAAGCTGATCTATGCCGCCGATGCCCAGTGGTTAGGTGAGGCCAT
Protein-coding regions in this window:
- a CDS encoding MBL fold metallo-hydrolase; its protein translation is MRPVFANSATLSIPEWLVLAKGHLRTIKLGVRFGVWVHPRHGPIVIDTGYGPEVTTGRRSLALRLYAGVLRPRLETQPEDVLPDLGFRADDVKYVFVTHFHADHISGLRRFPKARFIAAGWPKIKAQPMWQRLRHGLFTELLPDDFAERLIAIEDFPIADLPFGRGHDLFGDASLLAIDLPGHATGHCGLVWPQHKLIYAADAQWLGEAIAEDRPPRGPARWVYDDEAAMTDSMALLRRAALAGYEIVLCHDPIS